A window of the Oscillospiraceae bacterium NTUH-002-81 genome harbors these coding sequences:
- a CDS encoding ABC transporter ATP-binding protein translates to MPSITIRNLTKQYNGEDGQAVTALDHIDLHIKDGEFVCIVGPSGCGKSTMLEIVAGLLEKSGGEVLLDDEPVTGPSRDIGVVFQDASLYPWKTVKKNIAFGMDISKVPKAEQEERLKKYIHLMNLDGFESKYPAQLSGGMRQRAGIARALVMNPKVILMDEPFSAVDHLTRTTLQDELVRIRQEEKKTILFVTHDINEAVYLADRVILLSPRPSRIQEEYEVNAPHPRSRNDRYLVDLAARIVTDIGRGASEKENVEYFI, encoded by the coding sequence ATGCCTTCGATAACGATTCGCAATCTGACCAAACAATATAACGGAGAGGACGGACAGGCGGTAACGGCGCTGGATCACATTGATCTGCACATCAAGGACGGAGAGTTTGTGTGCATTGTGGGCCCCTCCGGCTGCGGCAAGAGCACCATGCTGGAAATTGTGGCAGGCCTGCTGGAAAAAAGCGGCGGCGAGGTGCTGCTGGATGACGAACCGGTCACCGGACCCAGCCGGGATATCGGTGTGGTATTTCAGGATGCGTCCCTGTATCCGTGGAAAACGGTGAAGAAAAATATCGCTTTCGGCATGGATATCTCGAAGGTACCCAAGGCAGAGCAGGAAGAGCGGCTGAAAAAATATATCCATCTGATGAACCTGGACGGTTTTGAGAGCAAATACCCGGCTCAGCTGTCCGGCGGTATGCGGCAGCGGGCGGGCATCGCCAGAGCGCTGGTGATGAACCCAAAGGTCATCCTCATGGACGAGCCTTTCAGCGCCGTGGATCATCTGACGCGGACGACCCTGCAGGACGAGCTGGTGCGCATCCGCCAGGAGGAAAAGAAAACCATTCTTTTCGTGACCCACGACATCAACGAGGCTGTGTATCTGGCAGACCGGGTCATTCTCTTAAGCCCGCGCCCCAGCCGGATCCAGGAGGAGTACGAGGTCAACGCGCCCCATCCCCGCAGCAGAAACGACCGCTACCTGGTGGATCTGGCGGCCCGGATCGTGACTGACATCGGCAGAGGCGCTTCCGAGAAAGAGAATGTGGAG